The sequence CAAAAATCAAATATGAGTCATATAAACCTAATGGGGATGATAGCTAATACGACTAATTAGCCAAGCTGAGGATATAATTCCCACAAATTGAGCGACGATTGTATTAATATTTGCCTGCACTACAAACATATCGAGTGGCTCAATCAATTGACTAGCGTTATAAATAGCCATCCCTTGTACTTGAGTCAGTGATTTTGCTACCAGAGTCCCAACAATTACCTCAACACCGAATAAAGTCAATATCATACCAGCAGCATTTAGAGCCAATCCCCGCCAAAGAAGACTAATCACATCTGCTTTTTTGGGGTGTAATGCCGGATTTGGGTTCTGTAAATCTTTGCCAATACGAATGTAGTTCCAATCCCAATAAAGGCTTAATCCAAGTACCAAAAGTCCACCTACTCCACAAAATAAACCCAACCCAGACATGGCATCTTGAGCCTTGAGGTTGAAATTGGGATCGGCGATCGCAAACAGTACAATTAATCCTGAAACTACCAGCAGTCCTAGTTGTACACCAAAGTTAATCCAACCTGCTAGGCGAAAATTCGTGGCGATTTCCTGAACGGTTGGTAAGGAAGAGTGTAAGTCTAACTTGTTTAACATACATTTATCCTCATCCACTATAGATAATTGTCACCATTACAGCCTGTAATATCTTCTGTGTAGGCTATCTTTTTGTAGATGAATTTATACGTAGCGATCGCTGATTTGAAAAAACTTTGTCAAAATCCTCCATAAACAGGGATTAAGAATTACTAAAAAATAAATTACCCAATAAATGTAGAGTGGGTAACCTACCATAATTCGAGGGTTAATCGTGCGTTACGGACTATCGTCACTAATGCACCCTACAAATTGGACATTTTTTTAACTGGAAGTCCTTTAAAGCAAATTCTTGGTGCAACCATTGTAAATTGCAGGATTTGTCTTAGAGTGCTAGGAAAAATTAAATAATCACTAACGAGTGTTTAAGCTTGATGAGAGAGCATCAGAATCTCGTTGACGAGTATTTGAGCTTGATGAGGGAGTATCAGAATCTTGTTGACGAGTATTTGAGCTTGATGAGGGAGTATCAGAATCTCGTTGACGAGTATTTGAGCTTGATGAGAGAGCATCAGAATCTCGTTGACGAGTATTTGAGCTTGATGAGAGAGTATCAGAATCTCGTTGACGAGTATTTGAAACTCGCTCACGAGTATTAGAAGTGCATTAATCAGTATTTTAGCTTGATTGTTGAGTATCAAAGCCTGGTTGACAAGTCAATAGACTTCTTCAATCTGAATATATAACTTAAAGTTTATAGAAATATTTAGGCTGAGATGAGACAGAGGGATTGACGCTTTTTGTTAAACCTGAAAATATTCAAATTGAATCTACTGAATCTGCAAAAGATAAAAATTTGATACTAAATGGTAGTACTAGCCTCAAGAAAAAGAATATGCCTATCCTCTCACAATCCTGCTTTCCTCTAGACTAGGGGCAGTAACCTTATTAAACTTCAATACCTGATCAGCAATAATACAGAATTACTTCTGTTCTATAGTTTTTGAGCAAATTATCAAGTAACTACCATGAACTGCATACACCGGAACATATAAAAAACTTTCTTTTCTTCTGCCTTCTGCCCCTCCGCAGTCGCACTCGACGCGCTTAACCCGACGCCAGGTGACGCCAGTCGCTACAACGCGCTTAACCCGCGCAACGCGCTGGCTCCTTTATGCCGGGGAACCCGTCACCCTCCGGGTACCCAAAGGGAACGCCAAGGGCGTACAGCAGTCCCCCAACCCTTACGGGAAGCCTTACCCTTCGGGAACGTCTTCGACGAACAGGTTCAGGGGTTCGCAATCGTGACGGGAACCGCCAAGACTGCGACCCCCTCACCGCTTTGCGTCTACGCCGGGAACCGCCAAGACGGGGGCTGCTTCACCGCACTGGCTCCGCAAGGGCGCGCTGCTCTCTGCCCTCTGCCTTTCTTCGATCACCCTCGTTAGTCTGTTATGCAAACACCAAACAATACAACCTCTACTCTCCAAGATTTCTCACGCAGGGAATTGCGAGATTTAGTGCGAGCGCAATTGCAAAGTTTACTGGAAGCCGGAGATTTGCGGGGAGCAAAAGCTATTTTGGTGCCTGTACAGCCTGTGGATATTGCCGAAGCGATTGAAGGTTTGCCAGAAGCGATGCACGCGATCGCTTTTCGCTTGCTTTCTAAAGATGAGGCGATCGAGGTTTATGAATATCTTGACTACAGCATTCAAGAACGACTGATTGAAGAACTTAGAAGTCAGGAAGTTCGCGATATTGTCGATCAAATGTCACCGGATGATCGCGCTAGATTATTTGATGAATTACCAGCCAAAGTAGTTAATCGTCTTCTAGAACAACTAAGCCCAGCCGAAAGAACAGCCACAGCTCAACTTTTAGGTTACGAAGCTGGCACAGCCGGCAGAATTATGACGCCGGAGTTAATTTCTTTAAAAGAAAATTTTACAGTAGCTGAAACCCTAGAGCGAATTCGTCGCGTAGCTAATGCCAGTGAAATGATTTACTATCTCTACGCTACAGATGCAGCTAGACGTTTGACTGGTATTGTATCTTTGCGTGAATTGGTAACATCTCAACCGGAACAAACCATTGGCGATATCATGACTCGTGATGTAGTGTTTGTTCACACGGATACAGACCAAGAAACAGTAGCTAGATTAATTCAAAGATACGATTTTCTTGCTGTACCTGTAGTAGACAGAGAACAGCGTTTAGTGGGAATTGTTACCGTTGATGATGTAATTGACATTATTCAAGAGGAAACCACTGAGGATATTTACGCTGTTGGTGGTGGTGTTCAATCTGGTGGTGATAGCTATTTTGAGTCAGATTTGTTTACAGTTGCTCGCAAGCGGGTTGTCTGGTTGCTTGTCTTACTTGTCACCAATACTGTGACGGGAACAATTATTAAGTCACAAGAAGATATTTTAGAAAAAGTGGTAGTGTTGGCAGCTTTTATCCCTTTGCTAGTCGGTACAGGTGGTAATGTAGGCGCTCAATCTTCCACAGTCGTGATTCGTGGTATGAATACTGAAGAAATTCGCGCTCTAGGTGGCCCATTACACGTGATTGGCAGAGAAGCTGTGGCTGGTGCTTTGTTAGGAGTAATGTTAGGCTTAATCGCAACTGTATGGGCTTTCTTTCTACAAAAGAATTTAGAAGTAGCTTTAGCAGTTGGCAGCAGTCTCGTAGCGATTTCTGTGTTAGCTTCTGTTTCTGGTTCTGCTTTACCATTTTTATTCCGCTTACTGCGCTTAGATCCAGCATTAATGTCAGCACCTTTTATTACTACAGCAGTGGATGTTGTCGGTGTTTTAATTTACTTCAATTTAGCGCGAGTAATACTAAGAATATAAGTTCGCAATCATAGAATTTTACTTCGTTATTTTTGTCAAGTCATCTCTAATTTAATTTTCGGCTACAGGTAAAAATCACACTATAAGTTTTAAAATTTGAGTTAAAAAAGAATGTGGTTCAATGTTATTTAAAATTTTAGTAAGCATTGCCATCAAAGTACTATTACCCGCACTATTAATTCTAGTCTTAACTCTAATTAATTTCTCCAGTAGTAACCAAGCTATAGATATCAAAATACCTAAAATTCAGCAAAGTAATCCTATCATTGTTGAAAATATTAAACCTGGCACAACTAATTGGCAGCTAACTAATCCAGCTACCCAAAAAGAAATAGAAGGTTATGCTTCGCTTACAAGTGTTAATCGCGGTGAAAAAATCAAGTTTTTTGTCAACACAAAAGAGCCAAGCTACACTATAGAAATTTTCCGGATGGGATGGTATGGGGGCGCTGGAGGGCGGCAAATGGCACCTGCGATCGCACGCAAAGCAGTCAAGCAACCACCGCCAATCGTAGACAAAGCAACTGGGTTAATTGAATGTGATTGGCTAGATCCATACGTATTAAAAATTTCCTCTTCTCAAAACGATCCCACCATTTGGGCAAGCGGTATTTATTTAGCAAAACTTACTGCCAGTATTAGTGGCAAGCAAAGCTACATTATTTTTGTTGTCCGCGATGACAGTCGTCCTTCTGATATCCTTTTTCAATCGAGCGTTACGACTTATCAGGCATATAACAATTGGGGTGGAATGTCCCTTTATCGCTGGAACAGTCGTGGCAAACAAGCATCTAAAGTTTCTTTCAATCGTCCTTATGCCATCAGCCCGAATCGCGCTGCCGCCTATGGGGTGGGTGCTGGGGAATTTCTTACCAATTTTCAACCAAAACGAAGAACTTCTAGTGCTGGTTGGGAATACAATATGCTGCGATGGCTGGAACGAGAGGGCTACGATGTCACCTACAGCACCGACGTTGATACCCACGAAAATCATCTAGATCCATACACTGGCAAACCCATGCTATTGTTGCACAAAGCATTTCTTTCCGTCGGACATGATGAGTATTGGTCGTGGCAAATGCGGCAAAATGTTGAAGCAGCTAGAGATGCTGGTGTTAGTCTCGGCTTTTTTTCTGCTAATACCTGTTATTGGCAAATTCGCTTTGAACCTAGCCGAATAACTTCAGGCATTAATCACACCATCGTAGCTTACAAAGAAAATGTTGCTTTAGATCCCTATGCTAGAGACACAGATCCAACAAACGATTACTTGATTACAACTCTCTGGCGAAGAAAGCCTGTAAATTTTCCAGAAGATGCTTTGATTGGAGTTATGTATGAGACATTTCAGGTAAATGCTGATATAGTTTTCAAGCAAACAGCACCGGATTGGTTGCTTGCAAATACACAATTAGAACGAAGCGATCATCAGGCATTGTTGCGATTAAATTATCGAGAGTCTCAAAAGGAAATGCGCTTAGTAGGACTTTTGGGCTACGAAGTTGATCGGATGTTTGGTAATGCTCCTGTCAATACAATTCGCGTTGCCCATTCGCCCTATCGTTACGGACGTCGAATTCGATATGCAGATATAACAGCTTACACTACAGACTCCGGTGCGACAGTGTTTGCAACCGGCTCAATGCAGTGGAGTTGGGGACTAGATGATTACAACGTGCCACAGTTACGTCCCTCTGTTTTAAATAATGATGCCCAAGTGATAACGGGCAACGTCTTAGCCAAAATGTTAAGAAAATAATATATTGAGTGCTTTTTAGTCTTTACAATTCTGATGTTGTATCTGGGGCAATGATTTCACCAGTACCCAAATTCAAGATCATATCCTGGTCGGTGATCAGTTCACTGAGTTCCTTTACTTGTAAATTCATTTGTTCACATGCTTTGCGCAGTTCTCGTGCAAAGGTATTCAAATCATCACCATAACCACATTGGTGAGCAGCAGTTTCAATTCCCTGCTTGGCGTTTGCTCTTGCACAGTCTACTAGTTCTCTACCGTGTAATGGTGTTTGAGATGACATATCCGTACTTATAACTCTTAGGTTTCCCTGTTAGAGTAGCAACTATCTCATTTATACTCATCCACCTAATGAAAGGTAAAAAGTCAAAGAAAATCAGGCATAAAGGTAGATTTTTGGGGAATAGGG is a genomic window of Chlorogloeopsis sp. ULAP01 containing:
- a CDS encoding DUF3611 family protein, which produces MLNKLDLHSSLPTVQEIATNFRLAGWINFGVQLGLLVVSGLIVLFAIADPNFNLKAQDAMSGLGLFCGVGGLLVLGLSLYWDWNYIRIGKDLQNPNPALHPKKADVISLLWRGLALNAAGMILTLFGVEVIVGTLVAKSLTQVQGMAIYNASQLIEPLDMFVVQANINTIVAQFVGIISSAWLISRISYHPH
- the mgtE gene encoding magnesium transporter translates to MQTPNNTTSTLQDFSRRELRDLVRAQLQSLLEAGDLRGAKAILVPVQPVDIAEAIEGLPEAMHAIAFRLLSKDEAIEVYEYLDYSIQERLIEELRSQEVRDIVDQMSPDDRARLFDELPAKVVNRLLEQLSPAERTATAQLLGYEAGTAGRIMTPELISLKENFTVAETLERIRRVANASEMIYYLYATDAARRLTGIVSLRELVTSQPEQTIGDIMTRDVVFVHTDTDQETVARLIQRYDFLAVPVVDREQRLVGIVTVDDVIDIIQEETTEDIYAVGGGVQSGGDSYFESDLFTVARKRVVWLLVLLVTNTVTGTIIKSQEDILEKVVVLAAFIPLLVGTGGNVGAQSSTVVIRGMNTEEIRALGGPLHVIGREAVAGALLGVMLGLIATVWAFFLQKNLEVALAVGSSLVAISVLASVSGSALPFLFRLLRLDPALMSAPFITTAVDVVGVLIYFNLARVILRI
- a CDS encoding N,N-dimethylformamidase beta subunit family domain-containing protein, whose amino-acid sequence is MLFKILVSIAIKVLLPALLILVLTLINFSSSNQAIDIKIPKIQQSNPIIVENIKPGTTNWQLTNPATQKEIEGYASLTSVNRGEKIKFFVNTKEPSYTIEIFRMGWYGGAGGRQMAPAIARKAVKQPPPIVDKATGLIECDWLDPYVLKISSSQNDPTIWASGIYLAKLTASISGKQSYIIFVVRDDSRPSDILFQSSVTTYQAYNNWGGMSLYRWNSRGKQASKVSFNRPYAISPNRAAAYGVGAGEFLTNFQPKRRTSSAGWEYNMLRWLEREGYDVTYSTDVDTHENHLDPYTGKPMLLLHKAFLSVGHDEYWSWQMRQNVEAARDAGVSLGFFSANTCYWQIRFEPSRITSGINHTIVAYKENVALDPYARDTDPTNDYLITTLWRRKPVNFPEDALIGVMYETFQVNADIVFKQTAPDWLLANTQLERSDHQALLRLNYRESQKEMRLVGLLGYEVDRMFGNAPVNTIRVAHSPYRYGRRIRYADITAYTTDSGATVFATGSMQWSWGLDDYNVPQLRPSVLNNDAQVITGNVLAKMLRK